The Diospyros lotus cultivar Yz01 chromosome 11, ASM1463336v1, whole genome shotgun sequence region TGTAACAGAAGTAAGGTACTTGATAGTCTTGAAGGAATAGTAGTACAGCAGAATGGAAGGTAAATGATTAGTTGTGAACATGCAAACTCCTGCTGCAGATTTCTGTCTTTACGTCAAGTCAAGAACTTGGTCCTGACTATTCCAGTTTAGACACTTAAAGCAACTTTATTTCATTCTAGTTATCTAGTGACGTAATAGATAAAGTAGGCTTTACAGTGACCAACTttataaaatggaaaaaaatccTTTGGCAGAGAGATATGAATAACTACCAAAAGCAAGACATAATTGGAATGCTTGGTCAACATCTGAGGAATGCATCAATCATGCCAAACAAATTAGGTGAGCAACGGGTggaagaaaaggaggaaataaTAGCAATTTTCACTTTCATGTTGGTTGACAAGAAAGGGAGAGAGCTCAAAATATACACGCAACATGTGCATTCTCACCAGTCTGCAGTCATCCCATCTTGACTTGTGACAGCTCTAAGAGCAACAACATGGGAATGTGTTCTTTGATCTCCTTGAACTCCAACAGATTTTATTGGCAAAAACACAGCAAAGGCTTGCCATATAGAATCATAAATACCAGCTTCATCAATTGACTGAATGAATATCTCATCCACCTGGAGGATACTAAGAAGTTATTAATAATGATTAGAAAAGGTTGAACCTAGATAGCCAAGAGTCATATCCAATGGCATCAAAATGTCATGTACCTGGCGAAGGATCTCCAAGGCATTTCCTTCAGTGACATCACCCAAAACTCGTACTGCAAGCCCAGGTCCAGGGAATGGATGGCGTTTAAGAAATCTCTGAGGAACATCCAAGATCCTCCCCAATTCACGAACCTTTGGAACAAAATAGTGAAATCAATACAAAATTGCATCACATAAAATATAAGTGAGAAGGTGCAAGGATCTACAAGCAAAAACCTCAtccttgaataaaagtttaagCGGTTCAATGAGCTTCAACTTCATGTCCTTTGGGAGCCCTCCAACATTATGATGGCTCTTGATTGTATGAGAGTGGTTTCTTCCACTTCCAGGGGGTGGACAAGATTCAATCACATCCGGATATAAAGTTCCTTGGACTAAGTAAGCAGGTCTCTTTCCTAATTTATGCTCCAAATCTTGAGCAAAAGCATCAAAGATGCAGATGAATTCCTTTCCAATGATTTTCCTCTTCATCTCAGGATCAACTACACCTTTCAGCTTGCTAAGAAATTGCTCTGTTGCATCAACGCAGGTAACAGGCAAGTGAAGATGCTTCTCGAAGGTTTCCATCACCCGCTCTCTCTCCTTGTACCTAAAGAAAATAagtaatataacaaaaatacaaattatagAAACACAATCATGTTGaggaaattttaaatatgtgcATGAACCTTGAGGAAGCACTATCCTTTTTCAATAAACACACATTtccaataattttattaaaaaaaaaaaaatctacctTTGTGGGTGTTGCAGTACATGTTTGCATTCTTACCTCAATAAACCATTGTCAACAAAAACACAATGAAGCCTGTCTCCAATTGCCCTATGAACAAGGGTGGCTGCAACTGTGGAGTCCACACCCCCAGATAATGCACAAATTACGTGATCATCAGGTCCCACCATGCCTTTGATAACTTCTGTTTCTTCATCAAGTACCTCTTCCATCTTCCAGCCTGCGGTCACTCCACAAACATCAAAGAGAAAATACTGCAGTGTCTCCATGCCTTCTGGTGAATGTGTTACCTGAACATGATGTAACAAATTCATGAATTAGGATAGAAGTGCATATTTCATTGTCAATACGCTATGTTCGATCAAATGCCTTAGAATAACAACACGTACTTGATGAATATACTTCAGGAGACCAAAAGGAATTCTTCGTTGTGCAATTTTTTTGCATAATATTGGCTGATGCCAACAATATACAAGTAGGACTTCAAATACTGTGTGTGCCTCGAGGACCATTCTGCCTGCAGGTCTGGAATCGGGTGCCTCTACATCGTGCTGGACCGGGAGCCCAACCCCGTGTCCGCACCCGGCTCGTCCGACGTGTTCGACGTCGAGACTGGGCACATCCGGTCCTACGTGGGGTGCCACGTCCGCAGGGACATGATCGGCAGGTTCCACGTGGTGTGCCGTTAGACCTTCAACTTCGTCGACCGGCCCATCAGGTCCCGCATCCTGCTGAACCGTTACATCCGGCTCGGTGCCGGCCGAACGAGCCCGGTCGTTAGGTTCAGGGACTAGGACGGCAAGGTGTCCGGTCGGTACAACAACCTGCTGGACAATGCGCTGATGGTGTACTTGGTGTGGGACACCCACGATGATGGGGGGATTAGTACTGTAATTAACAGTCGTTTGACATTTTATGATCAATAAAATGATGGAATTTGTTACACcgtgttattaattttgtctttttttcctaaaccctaaacccttaaCAATTAACTCCATAACGAAGAGTGGGATGCACAGCATTAAATGCCTCGGGCTTAACAATTAACATTCATAATACAATACACATTAACAGTTAACATGGTGGGTTACACAGACAGTTCATCCCAACCACATTGACTAGATGGGCTTGGCCGTGCTGGCCTTCCAACCAATCACCTTTTCCAGTCGGGCAACATACGCAAACTGTTCCCATTGCGCAAAGTCCACGTAGGACGTACTCCAAACGCGGCTTTATGCCAGCCAACCAATGGCAGGCAAGTGGACCAACCACGCCACGCCATGTGGCGAACAAAAAGGGAGCTAGAGGCCCTTGTAATATTAAAGGGCCTCTAGAGGGGGGAGGTATATAAGCGACCCCAGTTACCCCAATTCCAGGAACTTTTGCCCTGGGATCCCAATTGGTGTCACCCCCCTTATTTACGAAAATGCCACGCCCTCCTTCCGAATTCCGTATTAATGCCAGAAATATTTTCCTAACCTATCCCCAGTGCTCTCTCTCAAAGGAGGACTGCCATCAGATCATCAACCTCCAGTACTCGATTAAACCCGTGTACATACGGGTATGCCAGGAGGCGCACCAAAACAGCAGCTCGCACCTACACTGCCTCCTCCAGTTTGAGGGCAAGTTCCAGACGAGGAGCCAGAAATTCTTCGACCTGGTCTTTCCGACCAGGTCCGCACACTTTCACCCCAACGTGCAGCCAGCCAAGTCATGCTTCGCGGTATATATCAAGCTAAAGAAAGACATTAGTAATTCATCCAATGTGGTAATATCACATGCCATCTCCCCATAAAATCCAATTCCCTCCTGAGTGAGATCGTAACATGTGAAACATATTTCCCTGGATAATTGTACTTCTCTCACGTGTATATCACAAAAGCATCCTAATAGTTTGGAGACCCATATAACTCCTATGTTAGTTGAGtagaaaacaaatataaatcgTATGAAACAAACCGATCTGACAAAGAAAGTTTCTACAGACAGTAATTAATCCATCTAACATGCAGCAAATGGCAATGGCCATCACATTAGTCTGACTGGCGCTCTAGCCATATCAAAATACTAATAAAATATCGATCCCAATTGGCACACATATTATCTCTTCCCATCAAATTTTAAACAACATTTCAACCGCATccttagtaaaataaaaaatagcccTACCACTTCCAACACAAACTACATATTCCAGTCAAATGACGAGGAATACATTGTCCATTTGATTCACAAGAACCAACCAAGCAAAGAACAAAGCTTTGAAAGcaaccaaaaaaatatatatatcaaaattaacgAAGCCAATTACCTCCGGATGATACTGAAGCCCATAAAACCGCCGAGCAGGGTTCTCCACCGCCGCCACTGACCCCTGCTGGCTCCGCGCCACCACCTCAAACCCATCGGGCAGTCTGACTGCCTCGTCGCCGTGACTCATCCACACGACCTGACTATCCCCAACCTTCTTGGACCCAAACAGGCCGCAATCCTTCACCACCTCAATCTCCATCCTCCCATACTCCTGCTTTTCCCCAATCCTCACCTCGCCGCCAAGCCGCTGCACGATCAACTGCAAGCCATAACATATGCCGAGAACGAACACGCCGTTGGACTCCACGTATTCGATGAATCCGTCCGGGAAACACGGCGCATCTGGAGCGTGGACCGAGTGGGGGCCGCCGGATAGGACGATTACGCTAGGGTTGAGGTCGGCGATGGATTTGAGAGAGGACGTGCCGGAGACGCACAGAGAGAAGACGGAGCGGCTCCGGATTCGGCGGGTGATGAGGTGAGTGTACTGCGAACCAAAGTCCAATATGAGAACGAGGTTCGTCTTCACCGCCTGAGCCTCCATGGCGTCTGAAAGTCGCCGGCGgcgagaaagagagggaggaaAGTAGGGTTTTTGGCGATTGATGGAAGTAGGGTTCTATGGTTGGCGGGAATTGAGCTATATGTATGTTATCCATGTATCTTTTACTAAATTACACTCCACGGcctctaatttttatttttttttaaattatgctCTATACGTCCTGAGCCACCCTACTCATAAAGTTACATTGAAGAGATAAATAAAGGGATGTGTCCGAGTGAGCAGGGTGGTAAGGTTTGGCACCACTAATGTCACTCCCAATGTCCTCCCTTAGAATGAAGCATTCTGCTTGTCCCAGGAATTGAATCCACACTGAAAACCCCCAGACAAACTTTCAGTATACCCCTTTACCACTCCGCTATGCCCCTTAAGGCaaccttcaattttttttaattacagtATATATATCGTGTGTtatgattttagtttttttttttttttttggtaatgtGAGAAAATCGATAGATCTCTAATCACAAACACTCTTTGCCCCGAATTGTTCCACTTTCTCTAAAAATCAAAGTTCGTTTTGACCTAACCTAGGTATGTGAATAGGTTCGTCGCAAGCCAAAACTTGGGACTTGCcctttaaaataaacataaacaattatACAGCTCCGTACAAAAATAGAATCAAACACATAATATTGTGATATCTCAAACTCTCGAATACATGTGACAGACCATTTATACTACTTTTAGGGGTTATCTAACAtgtatatattgatataaatctcaaaaatcacttaattatggcgtttatattaattttaatattaagtgattttgaatttattttaatgcaTATTACATCAATTATGGTTAACTTAGGTGTGAACATTTGGTCAGATAGATTATCGAACCGAttgaatttctcaaattaaataaatcaaaattatgtcaaaaattgaattgtacCAATCGAatatgttggtcccttaggatatggccactcaagagggggtgaattgagtaattataatttttcttaattttaataaatattattgattaaagattttattgaaaaatatacttgataaatataataaattatgtttaagattaataataaatataagccacaatatataataaaaataaataatatgagatacaacacaatttatagtggtttggtgttTCCAtacacacctaatccactctcgcAAGGTCTAACAACCCTTGgagttccactaaatcaaaatcaccaagattttcacactagctcacattggaaactagatacacatctATATTACAATGAGTTTTATGCAACCACTGCACCAAAGTTTTTTTCTtaacttatcttgaaaactagattcacctagattttaactgatctaggaaacctatacaatactcaataataatttaaatgttacaaataatttgtccacacttgaatataaataagtaattaagaacaaattatacaagacaataatatttaaataaataaataagcggtgacctcagtttgaatggagaaaATCGAATTCGGTTTTacgatcttttttttttttcctcttgccTTGTGCCTCTTcagtagatgaacaatgaatctttaaGACCTTTAGAATGCttaaaaattagcttgagagcttttgggagctttggatgtgtaatatgtgcaatggatactcaaaaaatgattttggaggatatttataagcattttagctactaaagaaaaggttaatataaaatttgaaattcaaaaaatatttaaactttcttaaacaataagaaaacatgtctcacctttaatttaaaataaatttactttttatatgagaaatcaagatttgaaaattcaaatataagcttttaagacataaatgattaaaacaataagacatatctaaaagtaatttcttttaatttaaaaataaatttactttttgcatgagtaagagaaaacatgtttaaaaccaattctctttaattaaaaataaatttactttttatatgagaaagagaaaatatttatatcataaaaatatttttgttaatcatcaaaatttaattaatatgagcaagttggctcaacacaaTAGATTCTCAAaccaaacaaattgaaaaacaaaaaagatcaccaaaaaaaaaactaaaaaattgaaataacaaagtgcaaaaataatgacttttttatatttctattggTTTGATTATTTAGGTTTTTTCCAATACGAAAATCATATTGAAcctaaataatcaaaattgtcaaacttgaaaacttaattgaatttaCCTACAACTTGAACCAAAGCGAACCAGCAATTTCGGTTGATTCTGTTAAGTTTTATGTAATCTAATGGCACTTCACACACAAAGATgtggtgaattgggtgttttgtaaatttaaaaaatttatagagattttaaagagaaatatcaaaatagtgaATTAAGAACAATAGAATACAAATCAAAGTAAACAAAAGATTTAGAGTGGTTCGGTTCAACCCAACCTACTCCACTATTCTAGCTCTCcactaaaaatttcaaaatccacTATGACCTCCTACTTAACCAAAAAAGTTTTATAGCAAAATTGTTAGAAATTTACAATCTCTTACTTATACTCAAGTAAGCTCTCTAACACAACCATTATGAAATACAACACAatttacacaaaataatatgagAGTTGACATTTGTTCcttcttaacaaaaaaaaaaagcgatTGGAGGCGAGGCGCAGGCTTTGGCGACAGGTCCATCCAGGGGGCGACTAGCACCTGCAAGTACTCTGACAGTTGAGTTAGTAAGAGAATATGAAGAGACAGTGTATCTGTAGGTCAGAGATCAGAACATATATTGGTTCTTAggagagctggttgatatagaagAGGGAGATGTCATCCgcatgcatgcgtcgtgcgTTTGCAGATGATGGGACTGGCTATTCAGCGCCAGTagaggttcccaggtggtagcgCATGGTAACgatgagaccctcattaatgtggatgggatccgccattaatgaggacaggATCTAGGGCTGTTGCGCGAATATCTAGTGGGATTACAATGATGACATGGCAGGCTGGCGCTGGACCGAGATTGGGCCTAGATAGTCCAACATTCTCATTTATAAAGATCtctttaaaatttgtaatattctaacaagatatgacaaaagacaaacaattttggttgaaaaaaatattaaaagtacaAGTACTGGTGAGAAGAATAATATCAATTGTAAGGCTCTATCACTTCATTGATCTTTTTAGTGCATCATTGGACTAGTATTTATAGACTTATTCCATGTTTTGATTTAACTAGTTGTTGTAAGAGTCGTTTGAGATATTTAATGCCTGCAAAAACTAGTTGTTTAAACTAAGGGTGTTCACAGTGCAGTTTGACTGGTTTAAGCTATTTTTAATACGCCAAACCACATGTGCGATTTTTTTATCACTTCAAACCATGCGATCTAATTTGGTCTCTATAAATCGCACTAGACTGGATAGTAAAATGTAGTGCGATTTTCGCAGTTTGTCCATGAAAACATATTCACATACCACACAAACACAACAACACTAAAATAATTGATGCTATAGAGAAAGGTATTTACCTAAATCTCAAGGAAAAATACTACAAACGAGAACCCAAGGGATGCAACAGCTGCCAGAAGAATTCCTATGATTTGTCAGTCATATTTTTCAAGTCCTATAAGACCTAGAGATAAATCAGCAACCCCATCGACATTCCTAGCAGCAAGCGTACTATAGataaattcaaatgaaaggttTAGAGAAAAGATGATGAGAGGTAGAAAGTGTGAGACCTATCGATGGGGAGGATAGGAGCAGAAACTGTGAAAAAACCTGGAAGAAATGAAAGGATGTCGGTCTCGATGTGGTGGGGGTTGGGGGTAGAGAGAAATGAAATATTaaggttttatatttttttttaattttttatattattatactagTCGGGTGATTCAATTTTTAaccaaatgtatttttattaaattgtaaactgcacaatttgatgatttttcaaaccatctcAAATTGTTCCCCTAAAAAAATTGCACAGTATGATGTAGTGCGGTCGATTTTTACGGTTTagcaatttttttgaacacccattATTTAAACACATCAATGAAAAAACAATCGATAGTTTACCAAATTGGTCAACACTTTTTGTGAAGAAATCTAAAGCATACTTACAACTTTAGCCAAACGGTtgaattctttagaaaaatgaTTGACTGTTTTGACAACAAGTCAACATAATATAGTGATTGTCGACATTTTTTGAACTCgtatgaaaataacaaagactTGACAAGTGGTGGGAtcatattcatatataaaaGTGGAATCTCGTTTTTTGAAAGGAGCGATCTCCTCCTCAAAGTAGAAAAAGCACAATCGAAGACAGTTTAAAGAACCATTGCCTATTTTTGCTAAAAGACTAAAAATGGTCAACAGTTTTAACAAACTGgtcaatatttttttcctcaatttctaTAGCCATGTACGATCAAcatttttttcctcaatttcaCTAATATGGTcgataattttacttttaaaaaaaatgcgtTCATgacttgaaaaatattttgacactcGAATACGTTTGAATACTAAAGAATACATTGAAAGCATATTTAttctttaacataatttaaaatattcattttttattttcaaagataaaatatatttcattttcaaaagtcaaaaatataaaatttttcatcatcaaaacatctcCAAAAACAAAACAACCGATTAGGTTTGGTTATTTTGGTTTAACCAAATTGTATCATTaatagaatttgataaaaaatacaaaaaatggtTGAATTATAATACAAACTAAAGTTTTATAgttataatgataaaaattaaaatataatgatcaATTTGTTATAGTGTGAAATTTAGAGACTAATAGTGTAATTCtttcaatttatgttttttgcTTTATAATAGTCTTTCAACAATAAATACTAATGGTTTCTAAATGCAttctataattataataaacCGATAAGTTCATTTggtttattgtatttttttaaaaaattttagataattttattggtgataataaatatattatattttaatgtatttaatgaattaataaaattattttaaaacaaaaaataatgtgTAATGAATTCACATTATCTAAAAACAATATGCATTATTGAAACTTTAACTATTGACCTAACAttaccaaatattaaattattataccCATTATGGTTGTTTTGTTGGTATAGAGATCATTATATCttataacaattattatatttttaattttgttataatttactCACTCTCCAAAAATTTCATTGAActctattaaaaaattatcgtgttgtaaatatataaaaaataaaatattttgacaaaacTTTTGagagattaaaaaaatttaacttcaaATAAAAATCTACAAtttataaagaagaagaaataagccATGGTGAGTTCTTTTACCCACAAAGTCTATAGCAACGATTACTAGTATCGGATAACTAAATTGACCAAAATGTTGAAACTAAATAGATTGAAATTGTGCAAAAGATTAAATTGAACTTACCGAATAAATGCgaaaaccaaaataatacaaaaaaaaaaatgattgataaaaaaataaaaaaaatcgaaaataagtgttatttgaataaaaaaaaaatattactagattaagaatattttttttcgaTTAGTCTTAGTAGCATGTTTCAATAAAgaaatattactcaattaaaaagatttgttactcaactaaaaataaatgtaactcgagtaaaaataaatgttattcaagtaaaaataatattattcgaTTAAGAACAACTTTTGCTCGATTAATCTTTTTAAATAGatttcaattaaaaactattactcgattaaaaatatttgttattcgagtaaaatgatattactcaattaaaaaatttctcatactcgagtaaaaatgacATTTCAGTTGGTtcacttattttgattttttttttcaacacaaAAATAGAAGTGAAtcgaaataatcaaaattgtcAAACTTAAAAACTAAATCAAACCCCCTTAACTTGAACCGAACTGAATTGTCATTTTTAGTTGATTcgatttagtttaattaaatcaaaattttgcttacccctaattacaaaaaaactggcatcGGCAAACCactactttattttttttattttatgtatttattgtatcataattttttatataatttttaacaagGATTATAACATGATTGAAAGTTTAATGGTtgttataaacaaattaaagtACAAGCactaatttattacaaagtATAAAGTTCAGGTACCAACAATATTATTTactcaaatttatatatatatatatatatttggtattTTTGTGTCTTGTTGTTTGTTATCTTAttataataattctaacaaaaaaTATCATGATATGTGTTAAAATGGTAATGTTATTATTACTCTTAGGTTGTATTTGGTACATGAAATGTAGCTCATATTTATAGGATTTTAATTGGTAAATTAGTTTATGACCAATGTGTTTTTTCCATGCGAATCACATTCCCATATTTTGGGGGAATTACTTTTCCAAgtaataggaatataataaGGTAAAGGTGTATTGTTTTTAAATAAGgtgcatttattatatattatttttaatctcaaaataatcatattggttgattaatattttaaaatacaacatatattTCATCGTCTAATAAGATTGTTTGGAAGTCGAAAATAAGAGATAACATGTTGACATTGTTTAAAAACAAAGTGCACTTATTGGATCAATGTATGTATTTTAACACTAACTAATTGTTATGGCTAAGGATGAGCCCAAATAAATAGGAGTGGGTAAAAGTTCgagtaaatcaaattaattgaactgAACTGAAAAATtcgattagtttgatttttcaaaaaaaatgttttggttcggttatctttttttttcctaaaaattgGTTATTTGATTCGGTTGgattattttagtaaaaatatccaaaccaaaccaaaccgtgTAGCAATAACCCCTCACAACCCAATTGAATCGTGTAACCCCCCGCCACGCAGGCGCGACACCTCACGATCTCTacttattatttattatcttttcATTGTCATTCTCTCGCTCTCATTCTCTtgccattttgtcttcctttttCTTCGAGTCTGCAGGCACTGGCCAGTGGCATTACCTCATCTCTTCGtcctttcattctctctccctccaccatcatTCGTCGTCGCCGATGGCAAAGACGAAGGCTCTTTAAGGGTAGATCAAGCATTGGTCGGTGACATTGCCTCATCTCTTCATTCATTTTCTCTCCCTCTACTATCCCTCGTCGTCATCGATGGCGAAGACGAAGACAAAGGCTGGAGACGAAGACGACTCCAATGGTTTTTCAGTAAGTTTTTCGGGTGCTTATTTTTTACATTGAAAGTTTGAAAattagatctactaaaattcaactattaaatgattttgatttttgggtatatgGGTCACCGTGGTTGGGGGAATCCGATAATCGGTCCCGATCATCAAAATCATTGGCCAGAGCAAGGCCGAACTAATGTTTGGTCTCTTGGTTATTTTGTGTTCCAGTTTGATTATCACGGTTTAGGTTTCGATTAGTTCAATTTTGGTTTGTTGGGGTTAGTCGGTCAATTCAGTTCAGTTATTACATATGATTCGATTTAGTTCGATTCATGATTTTcagtcggttcggttcggttataaccgattgcacacccctacaaATAAAAAGGCTCACAAGCCCATCATCTAGAGACTAAGAGGTTAGAGTGTGACgaagtgtaagcacccccgctcggatatcccaaccacccggtctatccgaatgAGTACGCTCACaaaagggaagaggaatagacaaaagacaaaaataccctggcatgcataaataagaaatttaatagcgaaagcaaaacggtaaacatgcatgcccacaagcacctcgctgatacagcggtcatggagtatataaaaatatatacagaccatgtgccaacaataggaggtacaaatgacaacctggcacagtcaaaaataaaagacagcgtctctaacaaaacatcagagatgacgggggcagctaactacacaccttaccaacacggctggctgctaggtggtgCGATCCTCGCCCCcggccttcgctttacccttacctggaatgatggaaagtaaggtgagtcgcaagactcagcaagtttatatgaaaaggaaggctataacatgaatcgaagaagagatcaccccaaatacaaacccacatgtacacacaagccatgtgacgcaaccaaACAATAGTGCTgcgtaataaaagcacataccggttcttggggcccacataagacatctagcacccaagtcccataccaacctgccgctgccctgaaaggcaacatatatctccataaGCCTGTGCGCActatcccgggtcggtactcccgtcacccgtatccctgccggtactcccgacagccgagccaaaggctccatcggaacggtactcccgtctgagaactaaataataccagtatccatgcaatgcacataaaatgcaatggcgtattgagcatcaacatgatacaaggcgcccatacatctaggcatcaggccatgctccgcccacatagtaaatcacacgcgatgcatatgccggtgctggatgcaacctagccaactagaatgtccgtgaccaagcataaccaaatcatgataatcccaataTGTAGCCCGTACCCGTGTGCAcatcaaaccatgcaacaagaataaaatataacaagcaTGCTATgatcacataacggtagagctagtcagcagtgcctggcaccggtcagcagtcagtgactaggagagaccatctgacggcctaagatagactgTACGACAGTCACACCTACACCGAACAGCCAATCcctgcccccactgcacaactgCTCTGaccaataaataaccaaaaatctaataataatacccaatagctaagaacctagccc contains the following coding sequences:
- the LOC127813716 gene encoding uncharacterized protein LOC127813716 isoform X1 → MEAQAVKTNLVLILDFGSQYTHLITRRIRSRSVFSLCVSGTSSLKSIADLNPSVIVLSGGPHSVHAPDAPCFPDGFIEYVESNGVFVLGICYGLQLIVQRLGGEVRIGEKQEYGRMEIEVVKDCGLFGSKKVGDSQVVWMSHGDEAVRLPDGFEVVARSQQGSVAAVENPARRFYGLQYHPEVTHSPEGMETLQYFLFDVCGVTAGWKMEEVLDEETEVIKGMVGPDDHVICALSGGVDSTVAATLVHRAIGDRLHCVFVDNGLLRYKERERVMETFEKHLHLPVTCVDATEQFLSKLKGVVDPEMKRKIIGKEFICIFDAFAQDLEHKLGKRPAYLVQGTLYPDVIESCPPPGSGRNHSHTIKSHHNVGGLPKDMKLKLIEPLKLLFKDEVRELGRILDVPQRFLKRHPFPGPGLAVRVLGDVTEGNALEILRQVDEIFIQSIDEAGIYDSIWQAFAVFLPIKSVGVQGDQRTHSHVVALRAVTSQDGMTADWYNFEHKFLDDVARKICNSVRGVNRVVQDITSKPPSTIEWE
- the LOC127813716 gene encoding uncharacterized protein LOC127813716 isoform X2, encoding MEAQAVKTNLVLILDFGSQYTHLITRRIRSRSVFSLCVSGTSSLKSIADLNPSVIVLSGGPHSVHAPDAPCFPDGFIEYVESNGVFVLGICYGLQLIVQRLGGEVRIGEKQEYGRMEIEVVKDCGLFGSKKVGDSQVVWMSHGDEAVRLPDGFEVVARSQQGSVAAVENPARRFYGLQYHPEVTHSPEGMETLQYFLFDVCGVTAGWKMEEVLDEETEVIKGMVGPDDHVICALSGGVDSTVAATLVHRAIGDRLHCVFVDNGLLRYKERERVMETFEKHLHLPVTCVDATEQFLSKLKGVVDPEMKRKIIGKEFICIFDAFAQDLEHKLGKRPAYLVQGTLYPDVIESCPPPGSGRNHSHTIKSHHNVGGLPKDMKLKLIEPLKLLFKDEVRELGRILDVPQRFLKRHPFPGPGLAVRVLGDVTEGNALEILRQYPPGG